From Streptomyces sp. HUAS MG91, the proteins below share one genomic window:
- a CDS encoding helix-turn-helix domain-containing protein, whose protein sequence is MKEPTPPKVRDLDARSLRGLAHPLRMRLLDALRFDGPATASQLAEKLGESSGATSYHLRQLAAHGFVEDVPERGKGRERWWGAVYRGLTIDNALLEDQDPEVRGAADFYLHEVATSQMRNLSTWLGSRHDWSEEWSRAADLSSDTLRLTPELAEELVDKMHALVAEYRDLAATENDPRAERVRVHTHTFPISSD, encoded by the coding sequence ATGAAAGAGCCCACCCCGCCCAAGGTCCGCGATCTCGACGCCCGATCACTGCGCGGGCTCGCGCACCCGCTGCGCATGCGACTCCTCGACGCCCTGCGCTTCGACGGGCCGGCCACCGCGTCCCAGCTCGCCGAGAAGCTGGGCGAGTCGAGCGGCGCGACCAGCTACCACCTGCGCCAGCTCGCCGCGCACGGCTTCGTCGAGGACGTGCCGGAGCGGGGCAAGGGCCGGGAGCGGTGGTGGGGGGCGGTCTACCGGGGCCTGACCATCGACAACGCCCTGCTGGAGGACCAGGACCCGGAGGTGCGCGGCGCCGCCGACTTCTATCTGCACGAGGTCGCCACGTCGCAGATGCGCAACCTGTCCACCTGGCTCGGCAGCCGCCACGACTGGTCCGAGGAGTGGTCGCGGGCCGCCGACCTGAGCAGCGACACGCTGCGGCTCACGCCGGAGCTCGCCGAGGAACTGGTCGACAAGATGCACGCCCTGGTCGCCGAGTACCGCGACCTGGCCGCCACCGAGAACGACCCGCGGGCCGAGCGGGTCCGGGTCCACACGCACACGTTCCCGATCAGCAGCGACTGA
- a CDS encoding HAMP domain-containing sensor histidine kinase has product MNTLVRRLRTLPLRSRLALLVAVAVAVAVAAVAVTCWFITRTQLYAQMDQELHNQVGSLNQSRQVLSVLSCGGGLDQQQGIPGPTIQRVDSNGVVCTWRGKSSIPAQPSDVAVANGTADNALHTTEAEDGTQMRVLTVAAVDINRNRVPDLAVSIASPMDEITRPLTTLAWVLLAVGGIGVVGATAAGLWIARTGLRPVDQLTEAVEHVAATEDLTVRIPVEGDDEIARLSASFNSMTASLASSRELQQQLIADAGHELRTPLTSMRTNIELLTRSEETGRAIPPDDRKALMASVKAQMTELAALIGDLQELSRSGLSGTEGPLKVVSFHETARQALERARLRGPELKIVSELAPWYVRAEPAALERAIINLLDNAVKFSPPGGTVEVHLMRGALTVRDHGPGIPADELPHVFDRFWRSPTARALPGSGLGLSIVARTVESYGGEVTLAAADGGGTVATMRLPGAPTPPPDQPA; this is encoded by the coding sequence GTGAACACGCTGGTGCGGCGGCTGCGCACGCTGCCGCTCAGGTCCCGGCTGGCGCTGCTGGTGGCGGTGGCCGTCGCGGTGGCGGTGGCGGCGGTGGCGGTGACGTGCTGGTTCATCACGCGCACCCAGTTGTACGCGCAGATGGACCAGGAGCTGCACAACCAGGTCGGCTCCCTCAACCAGAGCCGTCAGGTCCTCTCCGTGCTCTCCTGCGGCGGCGGACTCGACCAGCAGCAGGGCATCCCCGGCCCGACGATCCAGCGGGTCGACTCGAACGGTGTGGTCTGCACCTGGCGCGGCAAGTCCTCCATCCCCGCACAGCCCTCCGACGTGGCGGTGGCCAACGGGACCGCGGACAACGCCCTGCACACCACCGAGGCCGAGGACGGCACGCAGATGCGGGTTCTGACCGTCGCCGCCGTGGACATCAATCGCAACCGGGTGCCCGACCTGGCCGTCTCCATCGCCAGCCCCATGGACGAGATCACCCGGCCCCTCACCACCCTCGCCTGGGTCCTCCTCGCCGTGGGCGGCATCGGGGTCGTCGGCGCCACGGCGGCCGGTCTCTGGATCGCCCGGACCGGGCTGCGGCCCGTCGACCAGCTCACCGAGGCGGTCGAACACGTAGCCGCCACCGAAGACCTGACGGTCCGCATCCCGGTGGAGGGCGACGACGAGATCGCCCGGCTGTCCGCCTCCTTCAACTCGATGACGGCGTCCCTGGCCTCCTCGCGCGAGCTGCAACAACAGCTCATCGCCGACGCGGGCCACGAACTGCGCACCCCCCTGACCTCGATGCGGACCAACATCGAACTGCTCACCCGCAGCGAGGAGACCGGCCGCGCGATCCCCCCGGACGATCGCAAGGCACTGATGGCGTCGGTCAAGGCCCAGATGACCGAACTGGCCGCGCTCATCGGGGACCTGCAAGAACTGTCCCGGTCCGGGCTGAGCGGCACCGAGGGCCCGCTGAAGGTCGTCTCCTTCCACGAGACGGCCCGCCAGGCCCTGGAGCGCGCCCGACTGCGCGGCCCGGAACTGAAGATCGTCTCCGAGCTGGCCCCCTGGTACGTCCGGGCCGAGCCGGCGGCGCTGGAGCGCGCGATCATCAACCTGCTCGACAACGCGGTGAAGTTCAGCCCGCCCGGCGGCACCGTCGAGGTCCACCTGATGCGCGGCGCGCTGACGGTGCGCGACCACGGCCCCGGCATCCCCGCCGACGAACTCCCGCACGTCTTCGACCGGTTCTGGCGCTCCCCGACGGCCCGCGCGCTGCCGGGCTCCGGCCTGGGTCTGTCGATCGTGGCCCGCACGGTGGAGAGCTACGGCGGCGAGGTCACGCTCGCCGCGGCGGACGGCGGCGGCACCGTGGCGACGATGCGACTGCCCGGCGCCCCGACCCCGCCACCGGACCAGCCGGCTTAG
- a CDS encoding response regulator transcription factor produces MSPAEGDREDRHRILIVDDEPAVREALQRSLAFEGYGTEVAVDGADALEKAAAHRPDLLVLDIQMPRMDGLTAARRLRATGSTTPILMLTARDTVGDRVTGLDAGADDYLVKPFELDELFARVRALLRRSSYASAAGAAGADDSDVLAFGDLRMDLATREVTRGERTVELTRTEFTLLEMFLAHPRQVLTREQILKAVWGFDFEPSSNSLDVYVMYLRRKTEAGGEPRLVHTVRGVGYVLRSGSAE; encoded by the coding sequence ATGAGCCCCGCCGAAGGCGACCGCGAAGACCGGCACCGCATCCTCATCGTGGACGACGAGCCCGCCGTCCGCGAGGCCCTGCAGCGCTCCCTCGCCTTCGAGGGCTACGGCACCGAGGTCGCCGTCGACGGCGCGGACGCGCTGGAGAAGGCGGCCGCCCACCGGCCCGATCTGCTGGTCCTGGACATCCAGATGCCGCGCATGGACGGCCTGACCGCGGCCCGCCGGCTGCGCGCCACCGGGTCCACGACCCCGATCCTGATGCTCACCGCCCGCGACACGGTCGGCGACCGGGTCACCGGTCTCGACGCGGGCGCCGACGACTACCTGGTCAAGCCCTTCGAGCTCGACGAGCTCTTCGCCCGGGTCCGCGCCCTGCTGCGCCGCAGCTCGTACGCGTCGGCGGCGGGTGCGGCCGGCGCCGACGACTCCGACGTGCTGGCCTTCGGCGATCTGCGGATGGATCTGGCGACCCGCGAGGTCACCCGCGGCGAGCGCACGGTGGAGCTGACCCGCACCGAGTTCACCCTCCTGGAGATGTTCCTGGCCCACCCGCGCCAGGTCCTCACCCGGGAGCAGATCCTCAAGGCGGTCTGGGGCTTCGACTTCGAGCCGTCGTCCAACTCCCTGGACGTGTACGTGATGTATCTGCGCCGCAAGACCGAGGCGGGCGGCGAGCCCCGGCTCGTGCACACGGTGCGGGGTGTGGGGTACGTACTGCGATCGGGGAGCGCTGAGTGA
- a CDS encoding trypsin-like peptidase domain-containing protein translates to MTESFRRDGEYPQGQQQSPYSESPQQNPPHSTPVDSAWPPPPAYEPTPQQEPRARKKRLRGPVGLLAAVAVAAAAIGGGTAYAFQELTGSSTTTASSSTSTNVVPSSKKGTVAGVAEAVSPSIVEINATLSNGSSTGSGVIITDDGEILTNNHVISGATSVKVRTSDGKTYTAEVVGTDAKKDLALIKLKNASGLKPATLGDSDNVGVGDEVVAIGSPEGLTGTVTSGIVSALNRDVTVSTDEGQQEQQQQQGGGSGQWPFEFGGQEFNGDTGSSTTTYKAIQTDASLNPGNSGGALIDMNGNIVGINSAMYSASSQSSSSSSSAGSVGLGFAIPVNTVKADLDSLRAGGSDS, encoded by the coding sequence ATGACCGAGAGCTTCCGCCGCGACGGCGAGTACCCGCAGGGCCAGCAGCAGTCCCCGTACTCCGAGAGCCCGCAGCAGAATCCCCCGCACTCCACCCCGGTGGACAGCGCCTGGCCGCCCCCGCCGGCCTACGAGCCGACCCCGCAGCAGGAGCCCCGGGCCAGGAAGAAGCGGCTGCGCGGCCCGGTCGGCCTGCTCGCGGCCGTCGCCGTGGCAGCCGCGGCGATCGGCGGCGGCACCGCCTACGCCTTCCAGGAGCTGACCGGCTCCTCCACCACCACGGCGTCCTCCTCGACCAGCACCAACGTCGTGCCCAGCAGCAAGAAGGGCACCGTCGCCGGTGTCGCGGAGGCGGTCAGCCCGTCGATAGTCGAGATCAACGCCACGCTGAGCAACGGCTCGTCCACCGGCTCCGGCGTCATCATCACCGACGACGGCGAGATCCTCACCAACAACCACGTCATCTCCGGCGCCACGAGCGTCAAGGTCAGGACGAGCGACGGCAAGACGTACACCGCCGAGGTCGTCGGCACCGACGCCAAGAAGGACCTGGCGCTCATCAAGCTGAAGAACGCCTCCGGCCTCAAGCCCGCGACCCTCGGCGACTCCGACAACGTCGGCGTCGGCGACGAGGTCGTCGCGATCGGCTCCCCCGAGGGCCTGACCGGCACCGTCACCAGCGGCATCGTCTCCGCGCTCAACCGCGACGTCACCGTCTCCACGGACGAGGGCCAGCAGGAGCAGCAGCAACAGCAGGGCGGCGGCAGCGGCCAGTGGCCGTTCGAGTTCGGCGGCCAGGAGTTCAACGGCGACACCGGCTCGTCCACGACCACGTACAAGGCGATCCAGACCGACGCCTCCCTCAACCCCGGCAACTCCGGCGGCGCCCTGATCGACATGAACGGCAACATCGTCGGCATCAACTCCGCGATGTACTCGGCCAGTTCGCAGTCGTCCTCGTCGTCGTCGAGCGCGGGCAGCGTCGGCCTCGGCTTCGCCATCCCGGTCAACACCGTCAAGGCCGACCTCGACTCGCTGCGCGCCGGGGGCTCCGACAGCTGA
- a CDS encoding LacI family DNA-binding transcriptional regulator, with product MAKVTRDDVARLAGTSTAVVSYVINNGPRPVAPATRERVLAAIKELGYRPDRVAQAMASRRTDLIGMIVPDSRQPFFAEMAHAVEQAASERGKMVLVGNSDYVGDREVHYLRAFLGMRVSGLILVSHGLNDLAATEIEAWDARVVLLHERPEAIDDVAVVTDDLGGAQLATRHLLEHGYEYVACLGGTAETPSVGDPVSDHVEGWRRAMQEAGRSTEGRLFEAPYNRYDAYKVALELLAGPHRPPAIFCSTDDQAIGVLRAARELRIEVPGELAVAGFDDVKEAGLTDPPLTTVASDRPAMARAAVDLVLDDSLRVAGSRRERLKLFPSRLVVRQSCGCA from the coding sequence GTGGCCAAGGTGACTCGGGACGACGTTGCGCGACTGGCGGGTACTTCGACCGCCGTCGTGTCCTACGTGATCAACAACGGACCCCGGCCGGTCGCCCCGGCCACGCGCGAGCGCGTTCTCGCCGCGATCAAGGAGCTGGGGTACCGGCCGGACCGGGTCGCCCAGGCGATGGCGTCGCGCCGGACCGACCTCATAGGCATGATCGTGCCGGACTCGCGCCAGCCGTTCTTCGCGGAGATGGCGCACGCGGTGGAACAGGCCGCGTCCGAGCGCGGAAAGATGGTCCTCGTCGGCAACTCCGACTACGTCGGCGACCGCGAGGTGCACTATCTGCGCGCGTTCCTCGGCATGCGGGTCTCCGGCCTGATCCTGGTCAGCCACGGGCTCAATGACCTGGCGGCGACCGAGATCGAGGCGTGGGACGCCCGCGTGGTGCTGCTGCACGAGCGGCCCGAGGCCATCGACGACGTCGCCGTGGTGACGGACGACCTCGGCGGCGCCCAGCTCGCCACCCGCCACCTCCTCGAACACGGCTACGAGTACGTGGCCTGTCTGGGCGGCACCGCCGAGACGCCGTCCGTCGGCGACCCGGTCTCCGACCACGTGGAGGGCTGGCGGCGCGCGATGCAGGAGGCGGGCAGGTCCACGGAGGGCCGGCTCTTCGAAGCCCCGTACAACCGCTACGACGCGTACAAGGTGGCGCTCGAACTGCTCGCCGGGCCGCACCGGCCGCCGGCCATCTTCTGCTCCACCGACGACCAGGCCATCGGGGTGCTGCGGGCCGCGCGCGAGCTGCGCATCGAGGTGCCGGGTGAGCTGGCCGTCGCCGGGTTCGACGACGTGAAGGAGGCCGGGCTCACCGATCCGCCGCTGACCACGGTCGCCTCGGACCGGCCGGCCATGGCGCGGGCCGCCGTCGATCTGGTGCTGGACGACTCCCTGCGCGTGGCCGGGTCGCGACGCGAACGCCTGAAGCTGTTCCCGTCCCGCCTGGTCGTCCGCCAGTCCTGCGGCTGCGCGTAG
- a CDS encoding response regulator transcription factor, with the protein MSSLLLLTNALQPSTEVLPALGLLLHNVRVAPAEGPALVDTPGADVILIDGRRDLPQVRSLCQLLRSTGPGCPLVLVVTEGGLAAVTADWGIDDVLLDTAGPAEVEARLRLAMGRQQIVADDSPMEIRNGDLSVDEATYSAKLKGRVLDLTFKEFELLKYLAQHPGRVFTRAQLLQEVWGYDYFGGTRTVDVHVRRLRAKLGPEHESLIGTVRNVGYRFVTPEKPEKGERADKEKAAEKSEKATSSANQDEADTVAARRVETVSADS; encoded by the coding sequence ATGAGTTCTCTGCTGCTCCTGACGAATGCCCTTCAGCCGTCGACGGAGGTGCTTCCCGCCCTCGGCCTTCTCCTGCACAACGTGCGCGTGGCCCCGGCGGAGGGCCCCGCCCTCGTCGACACCCCCGGCGCCGACGTGATCCTGATCGACGGCCGCCGCGACCTCCCGCAGGTCCGCAGCCTCTGTCAGCTGCTCCGCTCCACCGGGCCCGGCTGTCCGCTGGTCCTGGTCGTGACCGAGGGCGGCCTCGCCGCCGTCACCGCCGACTGGGGCATCGACGACGTATTGCTCGACACGGCCGGTCCGGCCGAGGTCGAGGCCCGGCTGCGGCTCGCCATGGGCCGCCAGCAGATCGTCGCCGACGACTCCCCCATGGAGATCCGCAACGGCGACCTGTCGGTCGACGAGGCCACCTACTCCGCCAAGCTCAAGGGCCGGGTCCTCGACCTGACCTTCAAGGAGTTCGAGCTCCTGAAGTACCTCGCGCAGCACCCCGGCCGGGTCTTCACCCGCGCCCAGCTGCTCCAGGAGGTCTGGGGCTACGACTACTTCGGCGGCACCCGCACCGTCGACGTCCACGTACGGCGGCTGCGCGCCAAGCTGGGCCCCGAGCACGAGTCGCTGATCGGCACCGTGCGCAACGTGGGCTACCGCTTCGTCACCCCGGAGAAGCCGGAGAAGGGCGAGCGGGCGGACAAGGAGAAGGCGGCCGAGAAGAGCGAGAAGGCCACTTCCTCCGCCAACCAGGACGAAGCGGACACGGTGGCCGCCCGGCGCGTCGAGACGGTTTCGGCCGACTCGTAG
- a CDS encoding alpha/beta fold hydrolase has translation MLRTQDGVAIDAAYEPGSGPPDRPVIVLAHGFTGDLERPHVRRAAEAFAQGAAVVTFTFRGHGRSGGRSTVGDREVLDLAAAVAWARSLGHRRVVTVGFSMGGSVVLRHAALHRGRTEARTDAVVAVSAPARWFYRGTAPMRRLHWVVTRRSGRVVGRLGLRTRIHPYDWDPIPLSPVESVPLIAPTPLLVVHGDRDPYFPVDHPRMLAEAAAGGAELWLEEGMGHAEHAASDALLGRIGEWARTAGTAQ, from the coding sequence ATGCTGCGGACACAGGACGGAGTCGCGATCGACGCCGCCTACGAGCCCGGATCCGGGCCCCCGGACCGGCCCGTGATCGTGCTCGCGCACGGCTTCACCGGCGATCTGGAGCGGCCCCACGTGCGCCGCGCCGCCGAGGCGTTCGCGCAGGGTGCGGCCGTGGTCACGTTCACGTTCCGCGGGCACGGGCGCTCGGGCGGGCGCTCCACGGTGGGCGACCGGGAGGTGCTCGATCTCGCGGCGGCCGTCGCCTGGGCACGCTCGCTGGGGCACCGGCGTGTCGTCACGGTCGGATTTTCGATGGGTGGTTCCGTGGTGCTGCGGCACGCGGCGTTGCACAGAGGGCGCACGGAAGCGCGGACCGACGCGGTCGTCGCGGTGAGTGCACCGGCCCGGTGGTTCTACCGCGGGACCGCTCCGATGCGGCGGCTCCACTGGGTCGTCACGCGGCGCTCGGGACGCGTGGTGGGCCGGCTCGGGCTCCGTACCCGTATCCATCCGTACGACTGGGACCCGATCCCGCTCTCGCCGGTCGAGTCGGTGCCGCTGATCGCGCCGACGCCGCTGCTCGTCGTGCACGGCGACCGCGACCCGTACTTTCCCGTCGACCATCCCCGGATGCTGGCCGAGGCCGCCGCGGGCGGCGCCGAACTCTGGCTGGAGGAGGGCATGGGGCACGCGGAGCACGCGGCGAGCGACGCGCTGCTCGGCCGGATCGGGGAGTGGGCCCGCACCGCGGGTACCGCACAATAG
- a CDS encoding MoaD/ThiS family protein — MATGTLRYWAAAKSAAGVAEEPYDADDLGAALAAARERHPGELVRVLQRCSFLVDGNPVGTRGHETVRLAEGGTVEVLPPFAGG; from the coding sequence GTGGCAACCGGCACCCTTCGTTACTGGGCCGCGGCCAAGTCGGCCGCCGGCGTGGCCGAGGAACCGTACGACGCCGATGACCTGGGCGCGGCGCTGGCCGCGGCCCGCGAGCGGCACCCCGGGGAACTGGTCCGGGTCTTGCAGCGCTGCTCGTTCCTCGTCGACGGGAACCCCGTCGGGACGCGCGGACATGAGACGGTACGGCTGGCCGAGGGCGGCACGGTCGAGGTGCTCCCGCCGTTCGCAGGAGGGTGA
- a CDS encoding DUF2993 domain-containing protein has product MRALRILLILVVILGGLFVIADRVAVNIAENKAADKIRESESLASTPSVSIEGFPFLTQVADGTLDDVKIGIKDYEAKNADGSIRIADMKAEMHGVKFDSSYSSATAASATGTARVSYADLLKAVQKAGPARVAPGVSAQIDGLSYAGDSKVKLTVAFKTPLGTLRPTVTSAVKVTGGKLSARAVSLPKVGSFDLGESALRGVTDFQQAIDNLPAGIKLDKVEAVQDGIEISVTGSDLRLVG; this is encoded by the coding sequence ATGCGTGCACTGCGAATACTGCTGATCCTCGTCGTGATCCTCGGCGGCCTGTTCGTGATTGCCGACCGGGTCGCGGTCAACATCGCCGAGAACAAGGCCGCCGACAAGATCCGCGAGAGCGAGAGCCTCGCCAGTACCCCCTCCGTGTCGATCGAGGGCTTCCCGTTCCTGACCCAGGTCGCCGACGGCACCCTGGACGACGTGAAGATCGGCATCAAGGACTACGAGGCGAAGAACGCCGACGGCAGCATCCGCATCGCGGACATGAAAGCCGAGATGCACGGCGTGAAGTTCGACAGCAGCTACAGCTCGGCCACCGCCGCCTCCGCCACCGGCACCGCGCGCGTCTCCTACGCCGACCTCCTCAAGGCCGTGCAGAAGGCGGGCCCGGCCCGGGTCGCGCCCGGCGTGAGCGCGCAGATCGACGGCCTGTCGTACGCCGGTGACAGCAAGGTGAAGCTGACGGTCGCCTTCAAGACCCCGCTGGGCACCCTGCGCCCCACCGTGACCAGCGCCGTGAAGGTCACCGGCGGCAAGCTCTCCGCCCGCGCCGTCAGCCTGCCGAAGGTCGGCTCGTTCGACCTCGGGGAATCCGCGCTGCGCGGCGTCACCGACTTCCAGCAGGCCATCGACAACCTGCCCGCGGGCATCAAGCTGGACAAGGTCGAGGCGGTCCAGGACGGCATCGAAATCTCGGTGACGGGTTCGGACCTGCGTCTCGTCGGGTAG
- a CDS encoding putative leader peptide, whose translation MKRQADLTKRRAVDLCRVAAMLCRTA comes from the coding sequence ATGAAGCGACAGGCGGACCTCACGAAGCGGCGGGCAGTAGACCTGTGCCGCGTCGCCGCCATGCTCTGTCGCACCGCCTGA
- a CDS encoding sulfurtransferase has translation MSRSDVLVDADWVEANLDNDNVAIVEVDEDTSAYDKNHIKNAIRIDWTKDLQDPVRRDFIDQAGFEELLSKKGIGNDTTVVLYGGNNNWFASYAYWYFKLYGHQDVKLLDGGRKKWELDSRDLVDGSQVPNRPATQYKAKPQDTSIRAFRDDVVNAIGNQNLVDVRSPDEFSGKLLAPAHLPQEQSQRPGHVPSARNIPWSKNANDDGTFKSDDDLKALYAEEQVDLAKDSIAYCRIGERSALTWFVLHELLGVENVKNYDGSWTEYGSLVGVPIELGANK, from the coding sequence ATGAGCCGCAGCGACGTCCTGGTCGACGCCGACTGGGTCGAGGCCAACCTCGACAACGACAACGTGGCGATCGTCGAGGTGGACGAAGACACGTCCGCGTACGACAAGAACCACATCAAGAACGCGATCCGCATCGACTGGACCAAGGACCTCCAGGACCCGGTCCGCCGTGACTTCATCGACCAGGCCGGCTTCGAGGAGCTGCTGTCGAAGAAGGGCATCGGCAACGACACGACCGTCGTCCTCTACGGCGGCAACAACAACTGGTTCGCCTCGTACGCGTACTGGTACTTCAAGCTCTACGGCCACCAGGACGTGAAGCTCCTCGACGGCGGCCGCAAGAAGTGGGAGCTCGACTCCCGCGACTTGGTCGACGGCTCGCAGGTCCCCAACCGCCCGGCCACGCAGTACAAGGCCAAGCCGCAGGACACCTCGATCCGCGCCTTCCGCGACGACGTCGTGAACGCGATCGGCAACCAGAACCTGGTCGACGTGCGCTCGCCCGACGAGTTCTCCGGCAAGCTGCTCGCCCCGGCGCACCTCCCGCAGGAGCAGTCGCAGCGTCCGGGCCACGTCCCGTCCGCGCGCAACATCCCGTGGTCGAAGAACGCCAACGACGACGGCACCTTCAAGTCGGACGACGACCTCAAGGCGCTCTACGCCGAGGAGCAGGTCGACCTGGCCAAGGACTCGATCGCGTACTGCCGCATCGGTGAGCGTTCCGCGCTGACGTGGTTCGTGCTGCACGAGCTGCTCGGCGTCGAGAACGTCAAGAACTACGACGGCTCGTGGACCGAGTACGGCTCCCTCGTCGGCGTGCCGATCGAGCTCGGCGCCAACAAGTAA
- a CDS encoding DUF1416 domain-containing protein: MCGAKAGGPDASTIKPGETTIQGQVTRDGEPVTGYVRLLDSTGEFTAEVPTSATGQFRFYAAEGTWTVRALVPGGTADRTVVAQTGGLAEVAIAV, from the coding sequence ATGTGTGGAGCGAAGGCCGGCGGCCCCGACGCCTCGACGATCAAGCCCGGTGAGACCACCATCCAGGGTCAGGTCACCCGCGACGGCGAGCCGGTGACGGGCTACGTCCGTCTGCTCGACTCGACCGGTGAGTTCACCGCCGAGGTCCCGACCTCGGCCACGGGCCAGTTCCGCTTCTACGCGGCCGAGGGCACCTGGACCGTGCGCGCGCTGGTCCCGGGCGGCACGGCGGACCGCACGGTCGTCGCTCAGACGGGCGGGCTCGCGGAGGTCGCGATCGCCGTCTGA
- a CDS encoding DUF3099 domain-containing protein, translating to MYARRKHAYFAMMGVCIALFVLAWGVVRLWSVPAAVIMCVVAMVIPPFAAIVANRRGPEDRWWDDPAPGSRTTAGKEDPTGDRTSDEWWDELDGKKRPPRR from the coding sequence ATGTACGCGCGCCGGAAGCACGCCTACTTCGCCATGATGGGCGTCTGCATCGCCCTCTTCGTCCTGGCGTGGGGCGTGGTGCGTCTCTGGTCGGTCCCCGCGGCCGTGATCATGTGCGTCGTCGCCATGGTCATCCCGCCCTTCGCCGCCATCGTCGCCAACCGCCGCGGGCCCGAGGACCGGTGGTGGGACGACCCCGCCCCGGGCTCTCGAACCACCGCGGGCAAGGAAGACCCCACCGGCGACCGGACGTCCGACGAGTGGTGGGACGAACTGGACGGGAAGAAGCGCCCGCCCCGACGGTGA
- a CDS encoding FABP family protein gives MIQIPSDLHPDLVPLAFLLGNWAGAGVTDFPGAEKANFGQEVSFTHDGRDFLEYHSHTWILDSEGNKVKPLESESGFWRVGKDRKVEVVMVRDDGVVEVWYGELADKKPQIDLATDAVARTAASGPYSGGKRLYGYVKSDLMWVGEKQTPEVPLRPYMSAQLKKVVSPEEVAEMARNLPDMPDDGIAFFK, from the coding sequence ATGATCCAGATCCCGTCGGACCTGCACCCCGACCTCGTTCCCCTCGCGTTCCTCCTGGGCAACTGGGCGGGCGCGGGCGTCACCGACTTCCCGGGCGCCGAGAAGGCCAACTTCGGCCAGGAGGTCTCCTTCACCCACGACGGGCGGGACTTCCTGGAGTACCACTCGCACACCTGGATCCTCGACAGCGAGGGCAACAAGGTGAAGCCGCTGGAGTCGGAGTCCGGCTTCTGGCGCGTCGGCAAGGACCGCAAGGTCGAGGTCGTCATGGTCCGCGACGACGGTGTCGTCGAGGTCTGGTACGGCGAGCTGGCCGACAAGAAGCCGCAGATCGACCTCGCGACGGACGCGGTCGCCCGCACCGCGGCCTCGGGCCCGTACAGCGGCGGCAAGCGGCTGTACGGCTACGTGAAGAGCGACCTGATGTGGGTCGGCGAGAAGCAGACCCCCGAGGTTCCGCTGCGCCCCTACATGTCGGCCCAGCTGAAGAAGGTCGTCTCCCCGGAGGAGGTCGCCGAGATGGCGCGCAACCTCCCGGACATGCCGGACGACGGCATCGCCTTCTTCAAGTAG
- a CDS encoding transcriptional repressor, translated as MVSTDWKSDLRQRGYRLTPQRQLVLEAVDTLEHATPDDILSEVRRTASGVNISTVYRTLELLEELGLVSHAHLGHGAPTYHLADRHHHIHLVCRDCTNVIEADVDVAREFTDKLRAEFGFDTDLKHFAIFGRCASCTEAKAPAQE; from the coding sequence GTGGTGAGCACCGACTGGAAGAGCGACCTGAGGCAGCGCGGCTACCGGCTGACGCCGCAGCGCCAGCTTGTCCTCGAAGCCGTGGACACCCTTGAGCACGCGACCCCCGACGACATCCTGAGCGAAGTGCGCAGGACGGCGTCGGGGGTCAACATTTCCACGGTCTACCGGACCCTGGAGCTCCTGGAGGAGCTCGGGCTCGTCAGCCACGCCCATCTGGGCCACGGCGCCCCCACGTACCACCTCGCCGACCGGCACCACCACATCCACCTGGTGTGCCGCGACTGCACGAACGTGATCGAGGCCGACGTGGACGTCGCCCGGGAGTTCACCGACAAGCTGCGCGCCGAGTTCGGCTTCGACACCGACCTGAAGCACTTCGCGATCTTCGGCCGGTGCGCGAGCTGTACGGAAGCCAAGGCGCCGGCACAGGAATAA